One region of Brassica napus cultivar Da-Ae unplaced genomic scaffold, Da-Ae ScsIHWf_416;HRSCAF=644, whole genome shotgun sequence genomic DNA includes:
- the LOC125603862 gene encoding auxin-responsive protein IAA19-like, whose product MEKDGLELEITELRLGLPGRDVTEKMMKKRGFTEMIMTSSGSNSEQCESGVVSSGVDVEKVNETPAVKTQVVGWPPVCSYRRKNSCKEVSTTKVGLGYVKVSMDGVPYLRKMDLGSNQGYDDLAFALDKLFGFHGIDGDNCEYVTIYEDKDGDWMLAGDVPWGMFIESCRRLRIMKRSEATGFGLQPRE is encoded by the exons AAAGATGGACTCGAGCTTGAGATAACGGAGCTGAGACTTGGACTTCCGGGGAGAGATGTGAcggagaagatgatgaagaagagaggtTTCACGGAGATGATCATGACGTCTTCCGGAAGTAATAGTGAACAATGTGAGAGCGGCGTTGTTTCATCTGGTGTTGACGTGGAGAAGGTTAATGAAACGCCGGCGGTGAAAACTCAGGTGGTGGGGTGGCCGCCGGTTTGCTCTTACCGGAGGAAAAACAGCTGTAAGGAAGTTTCGACGACGAAAGTGGGGTTAGGGTATGTGAAAGTTAGTATGGATGGTGTACCTTACTTGAGGAAGATGGATCTTGGTTCAAACCAAGGTTATGATGATTTAGCCTTTGCTCTCGATAAGCTCTTCGGTTTCCATGGCATTG ATGGTGATAACTGCGAATACGTTACCATATACGAAGACAAAGATGGAGATTGGATGCTCGCGGGAGATGTACCTTGGGG aaTGTTCATAGAGTCATGCAGGAGGTTGAGGATTATGAAAAGATCCGAGGCTACCGGATTTGGGCT